The Methanocella sp. genome includes a window with the following:
- a CDS encoding HisA/HisF-related TIM barrel protein → MRCILACDLKGGIVVKGVRGERDKYGPIDRSSLVVDTSGPLDVIAKIQPKETYIADLDRIMGVGDNLAAIKTLSGMTRTMADIGVSSVADFDLAGSVSGSVVVGTETAPLDVIERCQGPRAIVSLDMKNGKMMGQDPAFQAGPMQVLKLLNRFEIGAVILLDVGRVGSGAGVDAQFVTSAVSASKHAIILGGGVRGVEDLELLETCGASGAIVASAVHDGRIPLDMLRY, encoded by the coding sequence ATGCGCTGCATACTGGCGTGTGACCTGAAGGGCGGCATCGTGGTCAAAGGGGTCCGCGGGGAAAGGGACAAGTATGGCCCCATCGATCGGTCGAGCCTGGTCGTCGACACGTCGGGCCCCCTCGATGTTATCGCGAAAATACAGCCGAAGGAGACTTATATAGCCGACCTGGACCGTATCATGGGCGTGGGGGACAACTTAGCGGCCATAAAAACCCTTTCAGGCATGACCCGTACCATGGCGGACATCGGGGTTTCGAGCGTCGCGGACTTCGACCTGGCCGGAAGCGTTTCCGGCTCGGTCGTAGTCGGCACCGAGACGGCGCCGCTGGACGTTATCGAGCGCTGCCAGGGTCCCCGGGCCATAGTCAGCCTGGACATGAAGAACGGGAAGATGATGGGCCAGGACCCCGCCTTCCAGGCCGGGCCCATGCAAGTGCTGAAGCTGCTCAACCGGTTCGAGATCGGCGCGGTCATCCTGCTCGACGTCGGCCGCGTGGGCTCGGGCGCGGGCGTCGACGCGCAGTTCGTCACTTCGGCCGTATCGGCCAGCAAGCACGCTATAATCCTGGGAGGCGGCGTGAGGGGCGTCGAGGATTTAGAGTTGCTGGAGACGTGCGGCGCCTCCGGCGCCATCGTCGCCTCGGCCGTTCATGACGGCCGCATACCGCTGGACATGCTGAGGTATTGA